In Pseudoduganella albidiflava, a single window of DNA contains:
- a CDS encoding type II and III secretion system protein family protein, producing MTHLPNFRNKTLLAGALALAAGTSLAAAPDCIDLHGRGDAQTLQLVRGKSTLKRFCKPAAQVTVGAPEIANVVVPNASEVVIVARSVGTTNLIVSGRDGRSTVFDLVVGIDTSPLRRQFDTLFPAEKDIQLDSTGNALVLSGMVSDSAVASQVVALATAYQESAQASAAGARAGSGTPPASGVSAAASAAPAAAPAGNAARVLNMLQVAAPQQVLLEVKIAEVSKSLVDQLGANLGFTKTNGNWTYGIASSLLAETGNVLGAVKSATTQLVIDGQKRDGLVKILAEPTVMAISGQEASFLAGGKIFIPVAQNNGIGGSTITLEEKEYGVAVKFTPTVLAGGRINLRVAPEVSELNREGIGISSGTTNATAILPAFTTRRASTTVQLQDGQSFAIGGLIRNNVTSNIKRFPFLGEVPVLGTLFRSSDFQNDRTELVFIVTPHLAKPLPAAPRLPTDDYVQPSRAQFLIGGQHEGKAGPTPKEQP from the coding sequence ATGACACACCTCCCGAACTTCCGCAACAAGACCCTGCTGGCCGGCGCCCTCGCGCTGGCGGCCGGCACCAGCCTGGCCGCGGCGCCGGACTGCATCGACCTCCATGGCCGCGGCGACGCGCAAACGCTGCAACTGGTGCGCGGCAAGTCGACGCTCAAGCGCTTCTGCAAGCCTGCCGCCCAGGTCACCGTGGGCGCGCCGGAGATCGCCAACGTGGTCGTGCCGAACGCCAGCGAAGTGGTGATCGTGGCGCGCAGCGTGGGCACCACGAACCTGATCGTGTCCGGCCGCGACGGCCGTTCCACCGTGTTCGACCTCGTCGTGGGGATCGATACCTCGCCGCTGCGCAGGCAGTTCGATACGCTGTTCCCGGCGGAGAAGGACATCCAGCTCGACAGCACCGGCAATGCGCTGGTGCTCTCCGGCATGGTCAGCGATTCCGCCGTGGCCAGCCAGGTCGTGGCACTGGCCACGGCGTACCAGGAAAGCGCGCAGGCATCCGCGGCCGGCGCACGCGCCGGCTCGGGCACTCCGCCCGCCAGCGGCGTGAGCGCGGCCGCCAGCGCGGCGCCCGCCGCGGCGCCCGCCGGCAATGCCGCCAGGGTGCTGAACATGCTGCAGGTGGCGGCACCGCAGCAGGTGCTGCTGGAAGTGAAGATCGCCGAAGTGTCGAAGTCGCTGGTCGACCAGCTGGGCGCCAACCTGGGCTTCACCAAGACCAATGGCAACTGGACCTACGGCATCGCCTCCAGCCTGCTGGCGGAAACCGGCAACGTGCTGGGGGCCGTGAAGAGCGCCACCACCCAGCTGGTGATCGACGGCCAGAAGCGCGACGGCCTGGTGAAGATCCTGGCCGAACCCACCGTGATGGCGATCAGCGGGCAGGAAGCCAGCTTCCTGGCCGGCGGCAAGATCTTCATTCCCGTCGCGCAGAACAACGGCATCGGCGGCAGCACCATCACGCTGGAAGAAAAGGAATACGGCGTGGCCGTCAAGTTCACGCCGACCGTGCTGGCGGGCGGGCGCATCAACCTGCGCGTGGCACCCGAAGTGTCGGAGCTCAACCGCGAAGGCATCGGCATCAGCAGCGGTACCACGAACGCCACGGCGATCCTGCCCGCGTTCACCACGCGCCGCGCCAGCACCACCGTGCAGCTGCAGGATGGCCAGAGCTTCGCGATCGGTGGCCTGATCCGCAACAACGTGACCAGCAACATCAAGCGTTTCCCGTTCCTGGGCGAGGTTCCCGTGCTGGGCACGCTGTTCCGCAGCAGCGATTTCCAGAACGACCGCACCGAACTGGTGTTCATCGTCACGCCGCACCTGGCCAAGCCGCTGCCGGCGGCGCCACGCCTGCCGACGGACGACTACGTGCAGCCCAGCCGCGCGCAGTTCCTGATCGGCGGCCAGCACGAAGGCAAGGCAGGTCCCA